Sequence from the Salinicoccus sp. RF5 genome:
TATTTTACGAAGGGCGTCTGCGGCCCTCATCCGAAGTGCTGGAGGCGCTCAATATCCAACCGCTGACGCTGGCGGCGAAGGAGGGGCTGGCACTGATCAATGGTACCCAGCCGATGACGGCCCAGGGCCTGATCAATTATATCGAGGCCGAAAAGATCATGGACGACAGCATGTGGATCGCCGCCCTCACCCATCAGGCACTGAATGGCATTACGGATGCGTTCAATGAAAAGGTGCATCTGTCCCGGGGCTACAAGGAACAGGTGGAAGTGGCCGAGAGGATGCGGGAGCTGCTCGAAGGATCCCAGCTGACGACACGCCAGGGGGAGGTCCGGGTCCAGGATGCCTATTCACTCAGATGCATCCCGCAAGTTCATGGGGCCTCACTGCAGACACTCGCCTATGTGAAGGACAAGCTTGAAATCGAAATGAATGCCGCCAATGACAATCCACTGATCTTCGGGGAGGAAGAAGTGATTTCAGGCGGGAATTTCCACGGCCAGCCGATTGCGATTGCGATGGATCTGCTCAAGATCGGCGTCAGCGAAATGGCGAACATATCCGAACGGCGTATCGAACGGCTCGTGAATCCTGCGCTCAATGGAGACCTCCCGGCCTTCCTCAGCCCGCAGGAGGGGCTTCAGTCCGGGGCGATGATCCTGCAGTATGCAGCAGCGAGCCTAGTATCCGAAAACAAGACACTCGCCCACCCGGCGAGCGTCGACTCCATACCGTCGTCTGCCAACCAGGAAGACCACGTCTCCATGGGGACCATCGGTGCCCGGCATGCACGGGACATCATCGAGAATGTCAGGAATGTGCTGGCGATTGAACTGTTCATCGCATTGACGGCCGTCGAGATCAAGGGAGAGGACAAGCTGTCCCCGGAGACACGGGAGAAATTCGACACATACAGGGGGCATGTCGCCTTCATCAGCCAGGACCGCAATTTCAGCAAAGATATAGAAATACTATCGGATGAACTCAAACAAATCAAAGGGGTGGCAGAATATGTCTAAAAAGATCACTGCTAGAAAAATCACTGCAAAAAAAGGATTGGAACTGGAATGCAAAGGGTGGGAGCAGGAGGCTGCCCTCCGGATGCTCTACAACAACCTGGATCCTGAGGTGGCCGAGCGGCCCGAGGATCTGGTCGTCTATGGCGGCATCGGTAAGGCGGCAAGGAACTGGGAGGCGTTTGAAGCCATTGAGGAGACACTGCGTACTCTCGAGAAGGATGAGACGATGCTGATCCAGTCCGGTAAGCCGGTGGCGGTCTTCCGGACGCATGAGGAGGCGCCGCGCGTCCTTCTGTCGAACTCGGTGCTTGTGCCGAAATGGGCCAACTGGGACCATTTCAACGAACTGGATAAGAAAGGTCTGATGATGTACGGTCAGATGACCGCCGGCAGCTGGATCTAT
This genomic interval carries:
- the hutH gene encoding histidine ammonia-lyase, giving the protein MTVLTLTGENLTIDRMKAFLGDDRSKVEISEAAYQKVRESRRTVENIIDQEKTIYGITTGFGLFSDVRISGDRTTELQVNLIRSHSCGVGRPFAEKTVLTMMVLRLNTLLKGHSGVTVALVDQLKTFINRRIIPKVPEQGSLGASGDLAPLAHLAIALIGEGEVFYEGRLRPSSEVLEALNIQPLTLAAKEGLALINGTQPMTAQGLINYIEAEKIMDDSMWIAALTHQALNGITDAFNEKVHLSRGYKEQVEVAERMRELLEGSQLTTRQGEVRVQDAYSLRCIPQVHGASLQTLAYVKDKLEIEMNAANDNPLIFGEEEVISGGNFHGQPIAIAMDLLKIGVSEMANISERRIERLVNPALNGDLPAFLSPQEGLQSGAMILQYAAASLVSENKTLAHPASVDSIPSSANQEDHVSMGTIGARHARDIIENVRNVLAIELFIALTAVEIKGEDKLSPETREKFDTYRGHVAFISQDRNFSKDIEILSDELKQIKGVAEYV